A DNA window from Ahaetulla prasina isolate Xishuangbanna chromosome 7, ASM2864084v1, whole genome shotgun sequence contains the following coding sequences:
- the AMN1 gene encoding protein AMN1 homolog: MSRRYGGGGTAPSLLELCLHCLTRNISKYAADIKSLPPNIKDKLIKSLSIQGWITDTNISMVLHPAVEALDLRDCDISDSALQQLCNCRHLKKINVNVWKNNRLTITSEGVAALALSCPYLREASFKRCSNLTDSGILALALNCPLLQIVNIGGCSNITDASLQALGQNCKSLHSVDFSSTQVTDDGVIALVSGMCSNNLKEIHMEHCVNLTDAAVEAVLTYCPVIYILLFHGCPLITDRSREALEQLVGPKKFKQVSWTVY, from the exons ATGAGCCGTCGCTACGGAGGCGGAGGGACGGCTCCCTCGCTCCTGGAGCT aTGCCTTCATTGTTTAACAAGAAACATATCCAAATATGCTGCAGATATTAAGTCTTTGCCTCCCAACATAAAAGATAAGCTGATTAAATCCTTGAGTATCCAAGGATGGATAACAGATACAAATATTAGCATG GTTCTTCACCCTGCAGTGGAGGCACTAGATCTTCGAGATTGTGATATTTCAGACTCTGCCTTGCAACAACTTTGTAACTGCAGGCATCTTAAAAAGATAAATGTAAATGTTTGGAAAAACAACAGGCtgaccataacttctgaag GAGTTGCAGCGTTGGCCTTATCATGCCCCTATCTGCGGGAAGCCTCCTTTAAGAGATGCAGCAACCTAACAGACAGTGGAATCCTTGCTCTTGCCCTCAACTGCCCCCTTTTACAAATAGTCAACATAGGTGGATGCTCCAACATCACAGACGCATCCTTACAAGCCCTTGGACAGAACTGTAAATCCCTGCACAGTGTTGATTTCTCATCAACCCAA GTCACTGATGATGGTGTAATAGCACTTGTTAGTGGAATGTGTTCAAACAATTTAAAG gaGATTCATATGGAACATTGTGTTAATTTGACGGATGCAGCCGTGGAAGCTGTCCTCACATATTGCCCTGTGATATACATTCTGTTGTTTCATGGATGCCCACTCATAACAG ATCGTTCCCGAGAAGCACTGGAGCAGCTGGTTGGACCCAAAAAATTCAAGCAGGTTTCATGGACTGTTTATTGA